The genomic region AACATTGATTGTcgtatttaaatattatttgatgtaataaaatagaagtttatttgatgtaataaaatagaagtttatttgatgtaataaaatagaaattttttcgagttattttgatattatttgatgtaataaaatagaagtttatttgatgtaataaaactctaacctaattaaataccCTAATTAAataccctaaccctaacctaaattaattcaaaaccctaattaaaaatactaaccCTAACtttaaccctaacctaaattaattcaaaaccctaaccttaaccctaacctaaattaattaaaaccctaattaaaaaccctaaccctaaccctaacctaaattaattcaaaaacctaattaaatacctaattaaaaaccctagccctaacctaatttaattaaaaccctaaaacactaattctaatttaattaaaaaccctaacctaaaccctaattaaaaccctaaccctaacctaatttaattaaaaccctaaaaaccctaatcctaatttaattaaagaccctaaccctaacctaatttaattcaaaaccttaacctaaattatttaaaaccctaaactaagtTAACAATGTTACATTCACGTAATGTtagatttgaaaaatgttttgaccggtactaaaaattaataaatttacataatttgatagttttactaaccattaacataatttttttgacttaataattttacattcacataatgttagatttggtaaaatgttttgactggtactaacaattaataaatttatactatttgataattttagtaacaattaatacaattatcaattaataattgaaaaaatataattttttaaaaattacattcaactattgcgattagggcattatcgacttgtatggcctagATTcatacaccatccgcacaacttctatTGACTGACTGTTTCTCGggtatccatattgttacgtattctagtggagtaaggtcgaccctttggtttgcaacgcaattctctatccggtaacaacttaaaagcagcaagagatacgggcggccacttacgttcatctgggaccggtgggaaaacgtgtctccatacgttgtacatgttttctaatttgtacacttagtccacataactcatcggatccagatagagtttctgacaagctgcaataacatgagcgcatggataacaaAGTGCATCAAACTTCCCATAGTCACAAGTCctgtttcgcaagtgtacacgatattgcccgccaacaacactttggtgcggtctgtcaaattttgtcacgcgaaaccataaattgtctcgatcgtgacacactgtgtgcatggtgtttgccctcgccttggccttgttaatttcttgaactaccttactgcacaatacatggcctccctacatctggcctgcataacttgctgctcgctttggaaatagtgcCGCCAAACGGAAATAtatctctcgcacaaccgatgttatcggtagacggcgtgttcctttaagaacagaatttatgcattctgctaggttcgacgtcatatggccatatcgtaggcagTCGTCGTATGATTGTGCCCACtattcgaaacgtatgttacaaaggtagtccgccccttctccgttttgggatcgtaaaattgccaacatctcgtgaaaacgatctttatttatttcataccctgccaatataagatcatagcgaataatttataccacttctaccaataaaattaattcaaattgacaaacgaagtaacacagatatagactatatacccatgttggtcacttgtcgttgctcgctcttagatggatattgcctgtagtagttcgaaacaacgtgtcttaggcaatatctatggtgtgtgcgctgccacaagcttccctctcgatcaaatgcagctaatataccggcgccccgatctgaaataacacagatatcaggttgggggcacacatgcatccttaacctagagagaaagaaatcccagtcatcggACGACTctcccggtgttattgcaaatgcaattggaagaattctcccacagCCATCCTGTaccactgcaagcaatagccgatgagtatacctaccgaacatgaaggtaccgtcaatttgtaccagcggcctgcagtatggaaatgcgtctcggcactacttaaaggtccaaaacaggcgtttgaacacttggcatccacgtagcaatcggccgttgtagtacgcatgttccgtttcaaggtctgtgatggcacctgggacgtatctttctaacacctgacaccactgccaaatttcattatatgaggcgtcccacccactatgcatcttctccaacgccttttgcttagctatccaagccttgcggtaagtggacatgtaccccatttggctacggatattggcaattaacaccggcactgaagtcctaggatctgcttttatagtgggcagtatcaagctagttaacatagctgaatccattttgggatgatcttgtgaaacacctacagagggagtacattaaataatgcaaaattgcataataaaagtattattcagataTAGTCAATATTGTACCTGCAGcgcatgtatgtggacctttgtacttttttatctcccacaaccctgtccttttccttaacgaggcgtagattttccatgaacatgtgccgtcttgcactgcacacttcgtctcaaacttatcagattttgatttaacgacgtggtagttaacgccttttttgatgctatgttgtttcaaagcaccaataatactatccttgttggtaaactgagtaccaacttcaagttcaccgaacTCTACCcctgaacttgtacgatcacgcaaccggtgtggtagatctggaaactctaacgcatcatctgcagacaggTCGATATTATGTATGtaggctggaggtgagtatgctctgaatcgtggattttcttcctcatctgaactcctttcaaaGATCTTCACTTCATTGGAATAGGCTCGGTTCGTAAAATAAGCCAACCGCACCATCCGCccggctctcgaggtggatccacatcggagtcatcttctaacccacaatcatctgcagcgtacgaggtcccctcaccagttaacgtcgtagggagtacgtcatcccttcttctgggcatttgataacgttcccaattggatgtagattgccacccactagaacttgatgccgttccccagtacgtatttccagcatcaaacgtcgagccaccgacgtacatgtcccatccaccaaCAGAGTGTCTTGCGGGGGATGTGCATTTGACAtcgctaccgaacatgggctgttccgtattttgtaacccgctaaccgagtgtcggccaggggtcgtgtatacatctcgaacacagGTCacaagtacatcagttggcgacgtaaattgtacatataactcaatataagctgctccactagcaagatgagtctgcaccattgcctccaagctacgagcactttttatgtcgaacgagtcatatgtcactggatcaacaaatgaacaaaatcgatacgtgatagacagaactttcattggtgtcgttctgaaaattttacgcctaattcttttacgaagttctctcaaatctatgttctggttaaaaaccagtcgcaccgtattatccgacaaaaaaacaacacattctcggtgtggcaaacctcaccatcgtagtaaataacagcattaatgcgttcactcatatttgaaactctaaccttcttagcctctctaaattgtttctgctgtgacttatgcattctgagaacatttgctgcctaatttatagccttagcctaaacatgctactgtagcaaaatcgcgtccacgacggcgctatttcacaaattcttctcaaatagcatcctgctagaagcgattttacactatttgctcagaaacgtcaactcaaaattatttcttccgggacctactgtagcaaaagcgcgtccacgagggcgcgatatcacaaattcttctcaaatagcatcctactacaagcgattttatactatttgctcaaaaacgtcaaaaaaataattatttcttccGTGACCtattgtagcaaaagcgcgtccacgatgGCGCGATTTCataaattcttctcaaatagcatcctgctaaaagcgattttatactatttgatcaGAAACGTCAAGtcgaaattatttatttcaggacctaaaaaccctaaaaagtttgaaccctaaaccctaaaagccaaaaaaacatAATGTGGGAAAATCGGTAAAATTGCGTCCCCCGGAACGCGATACGTGgcgccaggaaatcgcgtccacgtcaacgtgacttgctgacgtggacgcgattttccGGAAAAAggtccattccggtaaataattaaaaaatgagcccatttcggtaaatttaaaaaaaaaagagcttttattggtaaattgcccgacttgaaattttaaaaattaaaaaaaatccaaaactgATCAatgtaaagtaaaaaaattaaatgtaaaactttCATAAAGTACGAGGACTACTAGCAAAATTTACACccaattataatttaatgtttataacaGGCGAAATAATCATCTATTTTTTTAGACAAAAAACTGTAATTGTGttccattttcaattttcatggCCACATCATAGGTTTTCTCAATTACAGGAAGAAAAAGTATTGAGATTTTTTTCCCTATCTTATGAAAGCATACACAGATGAATCTGAACATTTGAGGGTCATAGTTATACAAGGACTGAATGGGGACTATATAATGTACGATCTAAGAAACATATAGCTCAGCTTTTCCATCAATGAAGAGGCTCATGAACTCTTCTCCATCAACAGTTTCTTTCTCCATCAGAAGTTGAGCAAGCTTGTGGAGAATGTCAATGTGAGTTGTGATTATCTGCTTTGCCCTTGTGTATGCAGTCTCTACTAGATCCCTTACCTCTGCATCCACCACATCTGCTGTTGCCATGGAGTAGTCTTTTTGTGATGACATCTAAGAATGGAATTTACGAGTcagattatgttaaacaaccaCCCACAAAAGCTCGGAGAGGGCACGAGATCATGCAGGCTATAAATACAACattagtaaatattaaattgaagaaaaatttacCTGTTGACCTAAGAAAGGATTGCCACCACCTCCACCAATGGCAACTTGTCCAATCTTTTTGCTGAATCCAAATCTTTCAACCATCTGCCTTGCCACTCGTGAGACTTGCATAAAGTCATTCGATGCTCCTGTTGTCACATTTTCCTCCCCGAAAATTACTTCTTCGGCAATCCTGCACAAGTAATGAGGAGAAAACTCCTCAAGATAATTTGAGTAGAAAGATGCCGCTAGATGTTCTCGCTTTCTACCTATGGTGACAGATTCCATCCTATCTCATCCAACACTAAAAGGGGCTTATGATTAAGGTTGGgcatttgcctcacacaaaatTTTTAAGACAGATAGAACTTGAGAAACTGACCTTCCACCAAGTGCAACAGCCATCTGGTTCTCTAGGTAACTTCGACTGTAGAGACCAGATTCAAGCCTCTCTTCACTTGGAGCAAAAAAGGTAAGGCCACCGGCTTGACCACGAGGAATGATAGAAATCTTAGCTACAGGATCATATTCAGGCATAAGTGCACCAACTAAAGCATGGCCAGCCTCTGCAAACCGAAGTGCATAAAGCAAGTCAAATACCCAGCATCAAATCATAGCTAAAGCAACAACCAGGGAACAAGTGCATACCATGATAGGCAACCAATTTCTTCTTCTCATCAGAGACAACAGCATTTTTCTTCTCTGGTCCAGCAATGATCCTCTCCAGAGCATCAGATATTTCATCTTTGCTGATCTCCTTGAGGTCGCGCCTGGCCGCAAGAATGGCAGCTTCATTCATCAGGTTCTGCAAATCAGCTCCGGTGAAACCTGGGGTCCTCCTAGAGATCTTTTCAAAATCAACATCCTTTGCAAGTGCCTTTCCTCTGGAGTGCACCTACAATGAAATACGGGAAAGCTTAATAGGATTGAAGGCACTAAAAGTTTAGAACAACAAAGGGCCAAGCAAAGGTTGACAATGAAGTTGCAAGCTAATGACAAATTATTTCACTAAATTTCTAATTGAAAGAGAATTGAATTTCACCATGACATAACAACTCTAACACTGCTTTCCAAGTGCAAGCATTCATATTACTCACAATATGCCAAATGCATTGAAATAATCAAGTAAGCAATGTGTTGATAAATGACTAACCTGGAGAATCTTCACTCTCCCAGCAACATCAGGCCTATCAACTGTAACCTGCCGGTCAAACCTACCCGGCCGCAACAAAGCGGCATCAAGAACATCCGGTCTGTTGGTTGCTGCCAAAACAATGACACCAGAATTCCCTGAAAATCCATCCATCTCAGTCAACAACTGATTGATTGTCTGCTCTCTCTCATCATTTCCTCCTCCAAGACCAGCTCCTCTCTGTCTCCCAACAGCATCAATCTCATCAATGAAGACGATGCAAGGAGCCTTGGATTTGGCCTTATCGAATAAGTCCCTTACTCTGGATGCACCTACTCCAACGAACAACTCCACAAACTCAGAAGCAGCGCATGAGAAAAACGGAACCCCGGCTTCTCCTGCTACTGCTCTCGCCAATAGAGTCTTTCCAGTACCAGGAGGGCCAACCAATAAACAACCTTTCGGGATTTTAGCTCCTAAAGCTGTGTACTTGTCTGGGTTCTTCAAGAAA from Gossypium raimondii isolate GPD5lz chromosome 1, ASM2569854v1, whole genome shotgun sequence harbors:
- the LOC105783854 gene encoding ATP-dependent zinc metalloprotease FTSH, chloroplastic is translated as MANSLLSSNFFGTQLLLSPPTPKTTRKLQVTQSILNKKPNSSHSVKTLQSHATIAALLFSSVAPQALAVDNAPPTPPPVIEAQPTKPSPSNQSPFSQNLLLTAPKPQSQSSDLPEGSQWRYSEFLNAVKKGKVERVRFSKDGSALQLTAVDGRRATVIVPNDPDLIDILAMNGVDISVSEGDSGNGLFNFIGNLLFPFLAFAGLFFLFRRAQGGPGGPGGLGGPMDFGRSKSKFQEVPETGVTFSDVAGADQAKLELQEVVDFLKNPDKYTALGAKIPKGCLLVGPPGTGKTLLARAVAGEAGVPFFSCAASEFVELFVGVGASRVRDLFDKAKSKAPCIVFIDEIDAVGRQRGAGLGGGNDEREQTINQLLTEMDGFSGNSGVIVLAATNRPDVLDAALLRPGRFDRQVTVDRPDVAGRVKILQVHSRGKALAKDVDFEKISRRTPGFTGADLQNLMNEAAILAARRDLKEISKDEISDALERIIAGPEKKNAVVSDEKKKLVAYHEAGHALVGALMPEYDPVAKISIIPRGQAGGLTFFAPSEERLESGLYSRSYLENQMAVALGGRIAEEVIFGEENVTTGASNDFMQVSRVARQMVERFGFSKKIGQVAIGGGGGNPFLGQQMSSQKDYSMATADVVDAEVRDLVETAYTRAKQIITTHIDILHKLAQLLMEKETVDGEEFMSLFIDGKAELYVS